In Catellicoccus marimammalium M35/04/3, the following proteins share a genomic window:
- the ytpR gene encoding YtpR family tRNA-binding protein, with protein sequence MIFSFNEAVFGDCLMVLLQNASDQPEVKAVGNVVALYNAEGEVSGYNFFNIKKLVPSISGKKGQVFPTDSEIDQLNALLFDCGFTTLLDKAENRPHIVTGFVKTCVDHPDSDHLHITEVEVADGKVLQIVCGAPNIEAGQTVVVATPGSMMPDGTCIWPGELRGVPSSGMICSAKELHLENAPKERGILVLPKETQIGVPFTASMVG encoded by the coding sequence TTGATTTTTTCATTTAATGAAGCTGTATTTGGAGATTGCTTGATGGTTTTATTACAAAATGCAAGTGATCAACCAGAAGTCAAAGCAGTGGGTAATGTCGTTGCTTTGTACAACGCAGAAGGTGAAGTAAGCGGATATAACTTTTTTAATATCAAAAAACTAGTACCTTCAATTTCAGGAAAAAAAGGACAAGTCTTTCCTACTGATAGCGAAATTGATCAATTAAATGCCCTTTTATTTGATTGTGGATTTACAACGCTTTTAGATAAAGCAGAAAATCGTCCACATATCGTCACTGGATTTGTGAAAACTTGTGTGGACCATCCAGACTCTGACCACTTACATATTACAGAAGTTGAAGTGGCTGATGGAAAAGTTTTACAAATCGTTTGTGGAGCACCAAATATTGAGGCAGGTCAAACGGTAGTTGTTGCCACTCCAGGTTCAATGATGCCAGATGGTACTTGCATTTGGCCAGGAGAATTGCGCGGAGTACCAAGCTCAGGAATGATTTGTTCCGCAAAAGAATTGCATTTAGAAAATGCACCAAAAGAACGAGGAATCTTAGTTCTACCAAAAGAAACGCAAATTGGTGTACCTTTTACCGCTTCAATGGTAGGATAA
- a CDS encoding IreB family regulatory phosphoprotein: MMDNGQTRRFTAEEHKELMVADTLIRVYDALAEKGYNPINQIVGYLLSEDPTYIPRHKDARKLIRQVERDEIMEILVRDYLEHHGVNIEE, encoded by the coding sequence ATGATGGATAATGGACAAACAAGACGTTTCACAGCAGAAGAACATAAGGAATTGATGGTCGCTGATACTTTAATTCGTGTTTACGATGCCTTAGCTGAAAAAGGTTATAACCCAATTAACCAAATTGTCGGCTACTTATTGTCGGAGGATCCAACATATATCCCTCGACATAAAGATGCTCGTAAATTAATTCGCCAAGTAGAACGCGATGAAATTATGGAAATTTTAGTTCGTGACTACTTAGAACATCACGGAGTTAACATTGAAGAATGA
- the ruvX gene encoding Holliday junction resolvase RuvX, producing MKRYMGLDVGSKTVGIAVSDPLGWTAQGVEIIPIDEEKGYFGYDRVKALVKEYQVQAFVVGLPKHMNNSLGDRAEAAIRYGEHLEQRFGLPVYYQDERLTTVEAERMLIEEGNVSRKKRKQVIDKLAAVMILQNYLDRQSF from the coding sequence ATGAAGCGATACATGGGATTAGATGTTGGTTCTAAAACTGTAGGGATTGCGGTAAGTGATCCTTTAGGTTGGACCGCACAAGGAGTAGAAATTATTCCAATTGATGAAGAAAAAGGCTACTTTGGCTATGATCGAGTCAAAGCGTTAGTCAAAGAATATCAAGTACAAGCTTTTGTTGTTGGCTTACCAAAGCATATGAATAATAGCTTAGGGGATCGTGCTGAAGCGGCGATACGCTATGGAGAACATCTAGAGCAACGCTTTGGCTTACCTGTTTATTATCAAGATGAACGATTAACGACCGTCGAAGCAGAACGAATGTTAATTGAAGAGGGAAATGTCTCTCGTAAAAAAAGAAAACAAGTGATTGATAAACTAGCGGCGGTAATGATTTTACAAAATTATCTCGATCGTCAATCATTTTAG
- a CDS encoding DUF1292 domain-containing protein: MVETNERDYLTLVDEQGNEELFEILLTIDGQEEFGKNYVLLCPSNVPDGEEVELLAYSYEEDENGEGGKLNEITTDKEWDMVEEVFGAFMAEESECDHEHCNHKH, translated from the coding sequence ATGGTAGAAACAAATGAACGCGACTACTTAACATTAGTCGATGAACAAGGAAATGAAGAACTTTTTGAAATCTTATTAACTATTGATGGTCAAGAAGAATTCGGTAAAAACTACGTATTATTATGCCCATCAAACGTACCAGATGGAGAAGAAGTAGAATTATTAGCTTACTCTTATGAAGAAGATGAAAATGGTGAAGGCGGAAAATTAAACGAAATCACTACAGATAAAGAATGGGATATGGTAGAAGAAGTCTTTGGTGCATTTATGGCTGAAGAAAGCGAATGCGACCACGAACATTGTAACCATAAACATTAA